The Cervus elaphus chromosome 32, mCerEla1.1, whole genome shotgun sequence region ggagcctggcgtgctacaatccatgaggttgcaaagagtcagaaatgacttagcaattgaacaacaaaaacaaaatttatcgTCCCTGTTTTATTGTTCCAGTTGAACTGGAACCGTCCAGATAATTTTTTAAGAGAATGATAAACATTGTGGAGGTGGCCTATGTTCATCCTTTATTCTTTTGCTGTGTGAactaatttgtttatttgttctatCCATAGGGGATGTTCCACCTGGAATTAGAAATATTATCTGCCTTATGCAACATGGAACCTGCAGACTTTTTTTCTGCCGTTCTGGTGAGAAGAAATCTGAAATCTGCTCCGACCCCTGGAATAGGTGCTGCATACCAcattcagaggaagaaaaaaaatacagaccaGAGATGGATGGCAATCAGGCACCTAGAACGTAAGCTTCCAGAAAGCAGGCCGGATCTTGAAGTATGCTAAGGGTTTAGAAGAATGTGTGACTTATAGCAGgtgctcaacaaacatttgttgaatgaatccaGCATCAAGGGTGAAGGTCTGATAAAAGATTTTTCCCAAAAGCTTgcctactttcttttttctgtttttttttttttctttaaagactcTCAGAATTTCATAATATTCACCTCCTTTCCAGGGACTGCCCACAGTTAGGGGTAGACCAGAAACCAAAGTGCAAATCCAGCTCATCTtcagagagtcagaaatgcagcCAGTCTACTGGCCTCTTTTCCACCGAATGACATCTTTCTTCTCATCAAACCTGAGCCCAGCCTCATCCTACTGATTCCCAGACTATCGTGTGCCTGATCTCCTTTCCACAGCCTCAAGTCACAATAACAATAGGTCACATGTaaataggatttaaaattttttcaaacaaTCTGAGGTTATCTCGGTTGATCAATGCAGTCTTATGGGGTATATGAAAAGGTTGAGGCAGTTCCATTTTAGGGATGGGAAGAAGATGGAAATCAGAAGGTTAAACGAACATCCCACTGGTATTACCAAACCAGTGCTCGTTGTTCTGTGTTCTTTCTAAAGAGCACATTTCTGAGTAAACAAAGCAAGGCAGGACTTGACGTTCACAACCCactctcctttgtttttctctgaatctGCTGAAACGTGTCACCCATCCCATATCTTTGAGCAGTCATCCGAAGGGCAGTAAATATTAATTACaggtaaaaaatgtaaaaaagtaaCAAAAGCAAGTGTCCTGATGTACGAGACCATATGCCAGATTTTTTCTAGACCAGTTACAGAGCCTGATAAGGTACCTTCTTTCCATATTTGTGTTCACTGCCTGAATCCAGTTTGCTCTCCCATAAGCTGAATTTACTCTAAGAGTCACAAGGAAGATCTGCCTCTGGGTTCCTGTCTTGACTCCCAGCTCAGGCGTCCATCCATACTCGGCACAATGCCTTGGCTTCTCCCCAGCCCTCCTGCACTCACTCTTGGTTGATTCCTAAATACCATCAGACAGGCTCGTGGGGGTGTGAGGAGTGGAGCCTGTCTTAATCGCAGGCATCTCTGCGGAGCCCTTGGTCATCCCTTCAAAGGACTGAGGGCCAGTTCCAGACCTGCAGGGACTGTCTGCTTGGGGAGGGATCTCACTCAGGCTTAGCTCTTGCTCCCAAGGGAAACATGACATTCTCCGTGCTTCAGGGCAGGCAGACACATACTCTGCCAAGAGTCCTGCCATTCCATGTCCCACATCTCTGTCCCCTGGAGATTTCACACAAGCACATGCacatgcgcgtgcacacacacacacacacacacacacagagggatgggCCTGTGTCCATTTAATACTGGGGAACTGGGATCTGGTTCTACCTCCTCTCTTGACCttattttcctcaaaaataaaatgagggagATGGTTTAGACCTCTGAGAGCCCTCACAGCTTCCCACGTGGGTGTAGAATCAGGGCCCCATCAACCATCAGGGATAGCTGGGAGCCGGGCAGGGGGGACACCCAGGATTTGGGCAAGTCTCTTCTCTTGGTGGAAATGGAGTTGGGAGCATGGACCCTCTACTGACCCAGGAGGGGCTGGACTCTTCCTGGTGGTGATCCTGGGCCCTGGACAGCCAGGAGGGGACAGAGGGATTTGGCTGGGACCAACAGGGTCCAGCATTTCTACTTGGGAAGTCTATACACCTTCTCCATGGCTCTTTTTTTCTGAGCTAAATATAATTATCCCCCACCATTCATCTCAAAGATGCAGCTTCCTCTTCTGAGATGGCTAATGAGTAACAGGGCAGGTCCTCCCTAGACTCCAAAGGGCTTCAATGTCCCCAACTCAGGCCCCTCcggggccctgccctgccctgtccAGCATAGCAGAATCTATCACTAGGGTTCATGGCCCTCAGGCTCCTTggtgctccccacctcccctttttttgacttccctggtggcttagatggtaaagtggaagatcccctggagaaggaaatggcaacccactccagtactcttgcctagaaaattccatggacagaggagcctggtgcaggctacagcccatggggtcgcaaagagtcggacacgactgagccactacaCTTTACTTCACTTCCTCCCCTTTTAGGACCTGTCATTGTGCTGCTGTTAATTACTCACATGTCTGCTTATCTCACTGCACTTGGAAATCCTCAGGACAGGTCTGGGTCTTACTCCTCTGCGGGACTTTAGTGACCAGCCAAGCACAGTCAATGTGAAACAGATGAAGGAATGAATAATTCAAGCCTCAGACAGATCTTCAGTCCACCACTGCTGCTGTCCTTTCTGACTTGAGGACAGGACATGGGATATCCCCCTGTGATGATCGCCACATCCCTGTCACAGCCTAACGCCTGcctccccctcttctctctcACAAACGGCCAGAAAGTAGGACAAAGCTCTCAGCAGCTCTGCCCTGTTGTACTGCCTCACAGCTGAGCACGTGACCCATTCATTTTCAGGGCTCCCGGCTCCCCGCTGCGAGCAGCAGAACTAGAGGAGAGAGGCTGCCAGAAGCCCTGAAGAGTCTCCACCACGAATGTTCACCCGCCACCCCATGCCCGCCAGACACGGACTCTTAGGCCAAAAAGGGGCCCAAAAGGTCATTTAACAAAACCACCCGCTCTCCCCACCACTACATAGGCAACACAGTATCATGGAAAGACTcttcacttgatcttagccaaaaggctgagaagcaatCATGGAAAGATTCTTAAGCAAGGAATCAAAACCCCCGAATTCTAGTCCAGTAACTCATCCCTGTCACACTCTTCATTTGTAATGTGGTCATATGTTTGTATCCGCTGATCTCAAACGGGTCATTAAACTTTTGTTATTTAATGTTGGAATCTTCTTGATTCAAATAAGACACAGGGAGAGTGATTTGAGATTGTTTTTCCATGTGGAAATAGTACACATTTTATTTGAATTCCTGTAGGTGGAGCAGTTTAGTAATGAAAATACAGACATGCGTATACATGGACACATTTACACAAGCTCTTTCTCTGTACAGTTATAACATGAGAGGGTGTTTGAACGCTTCATGGGTGAAACAGTCCCTCAGCTGAATGTCGATCATCTTTGTCATGTTCATCTGGACTCTTCAGATGAAGGCACTTGCTCTCCCCGCGTCTTGGGGTCTTTGAAGACAGAgctgagaggggcttcccagggggctccgtggtaaagaatctgcctgccaagcaggagacacaagagatgtgaatttgatccctgggtcaggaagatccacctccctccccacagggaggaaatggcaactcagtctagtattcttgctgggataatcccatggacagaggagcctggtgtgctacagtccctgggttcagacacaactcagtgactaaacaacaacaaactacagAGAAAAGTGAGAAGCTTGCCCCCTCACCTGCCTCTGAAGATGACCTTTGCCACCAGATCCCACCTGTGAAACTCTGTGCTGGGGAGGTGAGTGTGCTCATCTCATGAAAAATCTCTCAGGCCAGATGCCACCTGCTTGTTTcccagagcaattctgtgctgtcTGAAAAATCACGCTGTCCTTGGCGATGCAACAATAAAAGACTGAGATGAAATTTTAACACCACCAGccccaacaaaaaagaaaatcattcaaaCTAGCTCTTGTGTGAGGCCACAGGCCATACATGCTCACAGTCATGTTGCACTAGCTCAGCCTGTTAAGCTTCCTCTTCCGGAACCGCCCTCAGATTCTTCCTCCATGAAACACCAATAGTGCCGTCTTCTCAGAAGATGCATGATCGTGTACGTAAAAGCCAGGGAAACCCAGGCCCCTAGAAGCTCAGAAATCCACCGTGGTCCCGGGCTCCATCTGTTACTTGGGGGTGAAGTAAGGAGCTTCCAAACTCAGGAGTCTGCAGCCTGTCTCTGTGTCTGAGAACAAGAGTGAGGCACCAGGCCTTGTCTTCAACGAGAGCTGTTGACCTCCCTGAGGTCAAGGCCCAGGACTCCAAGTTTCTCCTCAGGGAATGCTCTCTCTCTGTCTGGAATGGGGTGTTGCCCATCTGGCCTCTCTCCTCAGACCGCTCTTTCTCCGTACAAACGAGCCCACCTCCCCTGGCTCCCAACAGTGAGATATGTCCTCCAGAATATGCCTGTCTGTCTGACATGAAGTGGATCATGTGACCCATCTCCTCTGAGGGTGCCTTCTCTCTTTCTGAGGAGGAGGGCCAGCCTTTTCTCTCACAGGTTTTTAGGGGTCTGTGGGTTCATGTGGTGAAATGATGTTTATCAGGGTTCACTGCAACTTCTCTGTGTTCCACTCACTCGGAGCCTTACCTGTTGGGTGGCTGTGGTGGTGCTAGCAGGGAAAGGTAGTGAACTGCTGGAGGGGGCTCCCGGGAACCCCAGCTCTCTACCTGAGGCCATGCTTCTCAGTCTGGATACACAACGGTTTCACTCAGGTGCCATTACAGAGTCACCTAAGGATCCACCCTAGACAATCCGTCAGACCCTATAGGTGGTGCCTCGGGGGCCACATGTAATTCTTAAATGCTGCCAAGATGTCCCTGAGGACCACAGGGCTAGGGAAGACAATTCCTGAAGGGGGAGGACACCTGCCTGGACTTGGACTGAGAGCTGGTCCGAGCTGGTCTGAGCTCCCCCAGCTTCCTCACAGGAGCAACCCAGTGACAACAACAAGTGAAATGTGTGGCTTTTCCAGTTTCCTGTGGTGCTCACCTGGAACCGCACCACACCTGCAGCAGGCATCACACCTGAACATCTTGTTCCGTGAGTCACCGCCGCGCAGCCGTCAGCTGGTCAGGCCGCAGCGGAGCCGGGGAGCCCCAGGCTGGCTCAGCGTGGGACCATATCCCGGGAGCCCGGCCGGCCCTCCCCTGCTCCCCGTCATTCGGACATCTCCACCCTCTGCTCCTGTGCAGGGAGGACACCGTGAGTCTTGGGAAAGGAATTTGGTGGAGAGACAGCTCCTCTTGAAAAGAAGGATGGAACACCAAGATGGCAGAAAGCCTTGTTCCAGGATTTCCCACTCCAGCAGCTTTCCTCTTCAAGTGCTAGACCCTATAGGTGGTGCCTTGGGGGCCACATGTAATTCTTAAATGCTGCCAAGATGTCCCTGAGGACCACAGGACTTGAACAGATGACCCCCCCACGGAGGGCGAGGGTCTTGTGGTACCTGGTCCTCCCCTCCTGGTGCTGTAGCTGATGCATCCCTGTGCAAGCCCTGCACCCCTGCTCCAATAACCAACTACGGAAGTGCCATTTGAGAAAAGACGTTAGGTTCTGGTTTTTGACTAGAAACTTTCCATTGACACCTTcatttaagattaaaaattttCCTAACGGGTGTTGGCGTCCTTGAAAAAAGTCCAAGTTAAACAGTCTTATAAGAATTGCTTCCTTAACAGAAACAGTATTCTTGATACggaaacacctttttttttcttaaactcatataaaagcataaaataaaataagtaattatGTCTAAACAAATTTCAGAGTTCATTCAATAAAGGTAAAGTTAAGATTCCATGTGATAAAAATACATTGTTCATagttcaacttttttttaattaatgcattaaaaaaatggtGCATTTTTACACTTGATGGCATCTGTGGAGATAAAAAGAGTGAGAACAGAGATTTGTGTCTAATAGGAAACCCCAGCCCAGGAACTGTCGTCCAGGAAATCCCCCCTCtacctcttccagaaaattagtcCCCTGTTAATAGGGGGACATTGACTCAAAGTTAGTTCTTCAGATCCGAACATGAACTAACACCAATTTGCTCAATGTCCATTCCTGCCTGCCAGGAAGTTTGAAAGTCTGAAATCCTCTTCCTATAGACTTCTCAAGACCTCCAGAAACCCTAATTACTTGTTTGAGTCTCTAGTTTCCTCAATAAGACTTCAGGGAACCAGTACAGGGCTTTAATTTGGAGGTAAAAGAACTTTTCTATTGAAGGTGAGAATTCTTGGGGAAAGAAAGGAGGTGCCACCCAATTCACTTCTCCCCAGAATCACTGTAGACTGAGTAGCTGGTCCTGGCTCATTGCCGCTCTGGCCAAGTTTGAAATTTGTGTTCAAATttcaaaagagaggaagaaaggaaaccagGAAAAAGTTTctcacccccacctccaaaaAATAAGATCTAGATATGAGGTGCTGAATGTATTGATTAAATAGAtgcgggatgggggtggggaattCTTTCAAAATGTTCACATATTTTGAATCATCATGAGGTCGGTATcatgtgtatgcttagtcactcagtcatgtctgactctttgtgaccctctggactatagcccacctgactcctctatccatgggattcttcagacaagaatactggagtgggttgccattcatttctccaggggatcttcccaacccagggatggaaactgggtctcctgcactgcagacagattctttaccatctgaaccacatcATGATCTTACAACTTTAaatgtcaactatacctcaaatttaaaaatgaaaaagtccaaaaaattttttaaaaaggacacagtcagactaaaaaagaaagaaaatgagaagagaagaaagtaaccaaaaggaagggagggaggtttTTGAGAACCAGGAACCAAGACAGGAACAATGAGACAAGATTTGgggaaagaaagctgtggtacatatacacaatggaatattactcagccattaaaaagaacagatttgaatcagttctaatgaggtggatgaaactggagcctactatacagagtgaagtaagtcagaaagaaaaacaccaataccatatactaatgcatatatatggaatttagaaagatggtcatgataaccctatatgcgagacagcaaaagagacacagatgtatagaaaagtcttttggactctgtgggagaaggcgagggtgggatgatttgagagaatagcactgaaacatgtaaattatcatatgtgaaacagatcaccagtccaggttggatgcatgagacagggtgctcagggctggtgcactgggatgaccctgagggatggggtggggagggaggtggaagaggggttcaggatggggacacatgtacacctatggctgattcatgtccatgtatggtaaaaaccaccacaatattgtaaagtatttagcctctaattaaaataaataaatttaaaaaaataaggagaaaaataaaataatagacatAGCAGCTGAAAGTAAAATGGGATCCTCTTGGAAACAGTGAGTTCACTAACATTAGAAGTGTTCAAAAAAGGCAGGATTTAACCATCACATAAAGTATTTTATTACATGAACTTGAAGATCCCTTTAAGTCTGGAGATTTTGTTGACTGTTAATAACAAAGCTAGAaaacagctgtttttaaaaaataaacaaactcccTAAAAGCGTGGCTTTGACCATGTCAACTTGGTCATATTTCCTCATATAGAGAGAAGACCCACTCACCGCCCTATGCTTGGCTCATATGGGATTTGAGAATGGTTAGTCTGGGATGAGCTATGACTCCCACCTTGAGCTCTTCTCCCCACAGAAAATGAGGGTTGATTCTTATCTGTTATCTCTTTCCCATGAACCTTCAAAGGATGCGTCATTACGGAGCTCTGTGGCCAGGTTTATGGAGAGGAGGGGTCTGTGCGTTCTCGTCACGCTCTCCCACAAACACCTGGTGGCGCCAGCCTGGCCAGAGAAGGAAacttcctggtcaggaaactccCTTGGGTACGGAAGGGGGTTCTCAGAGCTGGAAACACTCAGAAGGAGACTTCTGACGTGGAGAGACTCAGAGACCATGGCGATGTCCTCCAGAGCAGAGGAAGAGAGACCACTCGGcgggaagacacacacacacagggagacagagacagagaaggagggaggaaccAGGCCATGACAGATACAAGGACACAGAGACAGAAGAATAGAGGCAGAGAGAAACAAGACCAAGACACACAGGGGAGGTGAACGAGATTTGGGAACACGTTATGGTTTCCTGTCTTGAGTGAAAAGGTGCAGTCTTGCAGGGGCTCTGCAAGCTGGTATCTGGAGCTTCCACACTTCCCCAGGAAAGAGGCAGAACTCAAAAGGGTCCCTGAAGTGAGACTTAAACAGAAACTTCAGGCAGCTGAGCAAGACAGCCTGTGATACTAAGCATCACTGTCTCTAATAAAATCCAGTTCCGAAGAAGCTAGAGAACCCAccaccattgttgttcagttgcctagtcgtgtctgactcattgtgaccccatggactgcagcatgtcaggattccctgtctttcaccatctcctggagtttgctcaatctcatgtccattgagtcagtgatactgtttaactatctcattctctgttgccctagAGGCAAATGTGGCCCTTTGGAAAGCAGTGCATCCTGCCCTAGGCACCCCGGTGAGCCATCATAGTCACAACAATATAGGACAGTCTGGTGACTCAAAACACCAATCTCCAGGAGAATAAAGTCCAGGCCATTATCAgttatttttcctaaaatgtgTATTGTGCTTGAAAACATCTAGAGATTTTGTtggttccccgccccccccccccccccaatttttgTAGGTTGTCATCCAGTAGACAAATTCCTTAGCTGGGCATGCAGGTCTGAACAGGTGTTGTAAGCTGTGAGTATGTGTATATAACCAGAGAGCTAAACCCAAGATTTGGCCCTGGGCCAGAGTGTTTCCAAAAACAGACATGTCTTGTGAAATGCTTATAACCAAACGCAAAAACACCCTcgaaacaaaacacattttaagaCAGTAACTTAAACaggtacatgtatacatacattatatagactgtatttttcatgaACTGATCCCTAGTGCTCAAAAGAAGAAGATACACACAAACAGCACAGATAAATAGAAACATGTGCCCATGACTGTCAAGTAGAGTggtgaaaaggaaggaaggagaaggagaaagaatgggaaggaagagagaacagaaacTCTCTTTTCACAGAGATTGTTAGAGGATAAATGACATCCTTTAAGAGGAATGGTACGGACCTGCCAGAAGTGGCAAAGGGGGAAGTTTTTCAGGCTCTGATGTATCAGGAGCAGAGGGAATATAAGACACATGCAGGTTTCACCTGAGCTAGAGTGAGTTctgtcattgtgtgtgtgtgtttgtgtgtgcatgtgtctccCTGTAAAGGctgtgggagagaggagaggtCTTCTAGATCTGTGGTGGCGAGAGAGAACGTAGGAAAGGCACCGACCAGATGCACAACCTGCCGAGTCTCCCTGAGGTCTGGGCAGCAGGACCCAGCTATCATGACACAGCTGGGTTTCACAAAGGGTAGACTGAGCCATTATATGGGCAATGTCCTGCCCTCAGACATAAGCAGAAGGTAAGAGAGCACCTTTGCTGTGTTTTAGGGGAAGCTCTCAAAGCAAGACGGAATATAATTTAAGCAGTTTCCTAAAGCCCTTCAGAGCCAGGTATTATGACTAAGTGAGACAGGTCAGTGAAAAATGACTCATGAGGGTCCCACCCTACTCTGGGGGTCCCATTCTGTATAAAGGGGGAGAGATCTTTGGATACTCCTTGAAGTTACAgcatgaaaatataattaaatcatCGAATTTTCCTGAAAAATGCCAGAAATCTGGGCTTTTCTGCAGAATCTTTTGTCCTTTAAATGTTCATAATTATATCACAATAAGCTAGTATGCTGTGTTTTACCCATGGGTTGCCAATGCACAACTCTGGCTCAGAGGCAGAAATCAGTTTGACTAAATTAAATGAACTATGAAGATTTAAACCTataataacctcagaaatgcatgATTCCTATTTCTTCTGCAGGCAGAGAGGAAATGGAAGGCCCACACTGGGTCAGCAGCTAACCTAAATTCACACAGGAAATTTGTCAAAAACCTTGAGACCGAAAAGCTTGTCTCCAGATCCCATAGAGCATTATTTGTAGAATGCCTCACCATAGAAGTTAACCATCACTGCGTAACAAATGACCTCAAAACTTAATGGCTGAAAGCAGCAAATGGGATCTCACAGTTTCTGGGCATTGTGAAAACCATCGCAGCTAAGCTAAGGTACTTCTCGATCAAAGCGTTCATGGAGTTCCAGTCCGGCCGTCAGCCAACCTGTGGTTCCGTTAGAAGGCTCTCATCTCTAAGCTCACTCTGGGAGTTGTTGGCAGGAGCTGGTGTGTCCCAGGCTATCAGACTAAGAGTCAGTTCCCACTGGCTGTTCCCACGAAAAACCATCTTCAGCTCCTGGCTACATGGGCCTCTCAGGGCAGCTCCAAACATGGCACCTGGTTCCCCTCAATGGCAGCAAGTAAGAGAGCAAGTGGGCACCCAAAACTGAGCCCACTCTCCTCTTATCTCGGGAGTGGCATCCATCACTTTTGTTTGTTAGAAGTGAGTCAGTGAGGCCAGGCCACAAGCAACAAATGGGGGTTACACAGCTTTAGAAGGGTAGGTGTCTTCAGAGGCCACCTACATACTCATCTCACAAATACATTCCAGGAGCCAGCCCACTGGCTAAACCCAGCTGctgttttcataaataaagttttatgaaaCAAAGCCATGCCCATGTGTTTCTATATTGTTTATGACTGCTTTTGCACTTTACCTGCAGCACTGAGTGGTTGCAACAAAAAGCATATGATCAGCAAAGCCGAAAAGTACGCGTTGTCCAggcttttacagaaaaagttttctgggtttctttttaaaaaaatttttgtccaTGCCACACGGTATGTGGGATCCccattcctcaaccagggattgaacccatacaacctgcaatggaagcacagagtcttaatcactgaaccaccagcaaagtcccagtTTTCTGATTTCTGACGTATGCAATCAtaagatatttttgaaaatatggaaTATTGAGGTGGAGATGCCAAATTCATCATTTGATTGAATTTCTCATGGGGCTCTGGCATTGTGAATGTCACAGTGGTACTTCTATTTGTGCGCtggcatgctgagtcacttcagtcgtgtcgaccccatggactgtagcctccaggctccactgtccttgggattctccaggcaagaatactggagtgggttgccatgccctcctcaggagatctacccaacccagggattgaacctgcgtctcttacagcTCTTGTgttggcagtttctttaccactagcgccacctggaaagcccaatacTTCCATAAGAGAGTTAAATGGGAAATCTCAAAACAGCTCTATGGTTTGGGTCGAGTGGATGAAGTTTAACTTCAGTTCCCCAGGTCCTTCTCTGCTCATTTTCCACCACATATGGTTATTCACCCTTCCACTGGGAAACCCTACTCACAAAACCTTTGACaaaaaaatggatacaaaaagcATAGTTGTAATGACCTCaagtaataaaatacatatttagcactctctgtgaccctaatggggcttcccaggtggctcagtgggtaaaggatccacctgcaatgtaggagatgcaggagttcagttcagttcagtcactcagtcatgcccgactctttgcgaccccacgaactgctgcatgccaggcctccctgtccatcaccaactcccagagtccacccaaacccatgtccattgagttggtgatgccatccaaccatctcatcctctgttgtccccttctcctcctgccctcaatctttcccagcatcagggtcttttcaaatgagtcagctcttcgcatcaggtgcccaaagtattggagtttcagcttcagcatcagtccttccaatgaacacacaggactgatctcctttaagatgaattggttggatctccttgcaatccaagggactctcaagagtcttctccaacaccacagttcaaaagcatcaatttttcggtgctcagccttcttcacagtccaactctcacacccgtacatgaccactggaaaaaccatagccttgaccagacggacctttgttggcaaagtaatgtctctgctttttaatatgctatctaggttggtcataactttccttccaaggagcaagtgtcttttaatttcatggctgcaatcaccatctgcagtgattttgaagcccagaaaaataaagtctgacattatttccactgtttccccatctatttgccatgcagtgatgggaccagatgccgtgatcttagttttctgaatgttgagctttaagccaattttttcactcttctctttcactttcatcaagaggccctttagttcttcttcactttctgccataaggctggtgttatctgcatatctgaggttattgatatttctcccggcaatcttgactccagcttgtacttcctccagcctagtgtttctcatgatgtactctgcatataacttcaataagcagggtgacaatatacagccttgacatactccttttcctatttggaaccagtctgttgttccatgtccagttctaactgttgcttcctgacctgcatacagatttctcaagaggcaggtcaggtggtctgatattcccatctctttcagaattttccacagtttattgtgatctacacaatcaaaggctttggcatagtcaataaagcagaaatagatgtttttctggaactcccttgcttttttgatgatccagtggatgttggcaatttgatctctggttcctctgccttttctaaaaccagcttgaacatttggaagttcacggttcacgtattgttgaagcctggcttggagaattttgagcattactttactagcgtgtgagatgagtgcaattgtgcagtagtttgagcattctttgggattgcctttctttgggattggaatgaaaattgagcTTTTTTCAGTTCCCCAGATCCTTctctgcaggagacttgggttcaattcctgggtagcgaagatcccccaaagaaggaaatgacaactcactccagtattctggagaatcctattgacagaggagcctggaaggttccAG contains the following coding sequences:
- the SPAG11B gene encoding sperm-associated antigen 11B; amino-acid sequence: MKQFLAPSTLLLVVLLFPGLSGVTHANHQDPEGPRKQEESPGRGTNRSHPLHYQVKRYLRPRQPPFPGDVPPGIRNIICLMQHGTCRLFFCRSGEKKSEICSDPWNRCCIPHSEEEKKYRPEMDGNQAPRTAPGSPLRAAELEERGCQKP